The following coding sequences are from one uncultured Cohaesibacter sp. window:
- a CDS encoding ABC transporter permease, translating to MAGFIVKRLLQAIFATLIVTLLVSYAIRMTGDPALMLTQGAGSISEADLARIREALGVNEPFFVQYFGFLKDMVTLDFGRSFLGGTSVAVLIGGALPSTLVLAFWSMLISIVFSIPLGITAAVNKGKAIDQVIRVISLIGLSFPNFWLAIMLVLVFSITWNILPPSGMSGGLSYIMPAVTMGVILMAVNVRLVRTTMLETLNSQYIMVARAKGLSETKVLYKHALRNCAIPLITYMGLQFGGLLGGIVVIERVFNWPGMGTLAFDAVGARDYPVLQASIMVLSLMIIIVNLLVDIIYGLVDPRIRTE from the coding sequence ATGGCCGGGTTTATTGTCAAACGCTTGCTACAGGCAATCTTTGCCACCCTTATCGTCACATTGCTGGTGTCCTATGCCATTCGCATGACGGGAGACCCGGCATTGATGCTGACACAGGGTGCTGGCAGCATCAGTGAAGCCGATCTGGCCCGTATTCGCGAAGCACTCGGTGTCAATGAGCCATTCTTCGTTCAGTATTTCGGCTTCCTCAAGGACATGGTTACCCTGGACTTCGGCCGCAGCTTTCTTGGAGGTACGTCCGTTGCGGTTCTGATCGGCGGAGCACTGCCCTCAACATTGGTGCTGGCTTTCTGGTCGATGCTCATATCCATCGTCTTTTCTATACCGCTTGGCATCACCGCCGCCGTTAACAAGGGCAAGGCAATCGATCAGGTGATCCGGGTCATTTCGCTGATAGGCTTGTCCTTTCCGAACTTCTGGCTTGCCATCATGCTGGTGCTGGTCTTCTCGATCACATGGAACATATTGCCCCCGAGCGGCATGTCTGGCGGGCTGTCCTACATCATGCCGGCAGTGACCATGGGCGTCATTCTGATGGCGGTGAATGTGCGCCTTGTCCGCACCACCATGCTTGAAACGCTCAATTCGCAATATATCATGGTCGCGCGCGCCAAGGGCCTTTCGGAGACCAAGGTGCTCTACAAGCATGCATTGCGCAACTGCGCCATTCCTCTGATCACCTATATGGGGTTGCAATTCGGCGGCCTTCTGGGCGGCATCGTGGTTATCGAACGGGTATTCAACTGGCCCGGCATGGGCACGCTGGCCTTTGATGCCGTCGGCGCACGCGACTATCCGGTGCTTCAGGCATCCATCATGGTGCTGTCCCTGATGATCATCATCGTCAATCTGCTTGTCGACATTATCTACGGTCTTGTCGATCCGCGAATTCGCACGGAGTAG
- a CDS encoding TRAP transporter large permease, whose translation MTDIMFMILPIWFIAIIIGVPLYLAISLAGTAFIVMNGIPALAVPQKIVMAANSFPLLAAPFFILMGNVMNYSGVTTRLFRFVSVISSWMRGGLAHANIIASVVFAGMSGSAVADAGGLGSLEIKAMKDAGYTPEMAVAVTSASATIGPILPPSLPMVIYGVTAEASIGSLFVGAIVPGLLMALALMVTVRAMAKKHNLPRDKFPGLCEVGRAFCDAFFALMTPVILLGGIMSGIFTPTEAAVVAAAYALVVGGLVYRDFSLSDLPQVILSTVQTTGLVMALVMTAGLLGWALSVARIPFMVGSLLAGVSHNPLIFLLIVNISLLIVGLFMEAIAAMLILIPIFVPVAMANGIDPTQFGVLFVLNLMIGTITPPVGVVLFLTASIADVSPERAIRAVIPFLIPLIVVLAAVTCIPSVTTWLPHLLGLGS comes from the coding sequence ATGACTGATATCATGTTCATGATCCTGCCAATCTGGTTCATTGCGATCATCATTGGCGTTCCGCTCTATCTGGCCATTTCACTGGCAGGCACCGCATTCATTGTGATGAACGGCATCCCCGCCCTTGCTGTGCCACAAAAAATTGTCATGGCGGCCAACTCCTTTCCGCTTCTGGCTGCGCCCTTCTTCATCCTGATGGGCAACGTGATGAACTATTCAGGCGTTACCACGCGCCTGTTCCGCTTCGTTTCGGTTATATCGAGCTGGATGCGCGGCGGGCTTGCCCATGCCAATATTATCGCCAGTGTGGTTTTTGCGGGCATGAGTGGATCTGCGGTGGCTGATGCCGGTGGGCTTGGCTCACTGGAAATCAAGGCCATGAAGGACGCAGGCTATACGCCGGAGATGGCTGTTGCCGTGACGTCAGCGTCGGCAACCATCGGGCCAATTCTTCCCCCCAGCCTGCCTATGGTTATTTATGGTGTAACCGCAGAAGCCTCAATCGGGTCGCTGTTTGTTGGTGCAATTGTGCCGGGGCTGTTGATGGCTCTTGCCTTGATGGTAACCGTCAGAGCCATGGCCAAGAAGCACAATCTTCCCAGAGACAAGTTTCCCGGTCTTTGCGAAGTCGGCCGCGCTTTCTGTGATGCATTTTTCGCCCTGATGACCCCCGTCATTTTGCTTGGCGGCATCATGTCGGGCATCTTCACGCCAACAGAAGCTGCCGTCGTAGCCGCTGCCTACGCGCTGGTGGTGGGTGGTCTTGTTTATAGAGACTTCTCGCTGTCGGATTTGCCTCAGGTTATTCTCAGCACCGTTCAGACTACTGGTCTGGTCATGGCGCTGGTGATGACTGCCGGTCTGTTGGGATGGGCCTTGTCGGTCGCTCGTATTCCATTCATGGTCGGATCGTTGCTGGCGGGCGTATCACACAATCCGCTCATCTTCCTGCTGATCGTGAATATTTCCCTCCTGATCGTTGGCCTGTTCATGGAAGCCATTGCCGCGATGCTGATCCTCATTCCGATCTTCGTGCCGGTGGCCATGGCCAATGGCATCGACCCGACCCAGTTCGGCGTATTGTTCGTGCTCAACCTCATGATTGGCACGATAACGCCTCCTGTCGGGGTGGTTCTGTTCCTGACTGCATCGATCGCTGATGTCTCGCCGGAAAGGGCCATACGCGCGGTGATCCCGTTCCTGATACCGCTGATTGTCGTGCTGGCTGCGGTAACATGCATTCCAAGTGTTACCACCTGGCTACCGCATCTTTTGGGATTGGGCAGCTAA
- a CDS encoding ABC transporter substrate-binding protein, with product MKSILKNTAAALTIAVAAVGAFASPSMAEGKLSVSVALDPGSWDPIDTFLVAWGAVGSNIFDGLTERDTNAKLHPGLATSWDVLDDGLRIRFKLREGVKFHDGEPFNAEAVKFTFDRLLGEVGAKGPQRANYTSVKSVEIIDDYTVDFHMNQPDPVLLTKLAGYGAMIVPPKYIAEKGEDYFNTHPVGTGPFSFVSYEPKVDLELKANPDYWGDVAKISELEYRFISEKPTAVAELQAGRLDIVEDLPISMISVVKDDAKLDVVSTTGPAVYGLRFNTRDGITANKDVRKAIIMAVDRATIIKSLLAGEAEEIASFQSSLSFGNDPELKPLPYNPEEAKKLLKAAGVAPGAEVQIDIRAGKPTFNEVVQAVGAYLQTVGLKAVIKPYENSVFLNDIVPQGKTGAMFQQSWGGWTLDYDNTAYLLYHTGQKWNPYGTDTKLDAMLEEQRPMTDVAKREELLKNIAGYIADEVLEMPLYSLKGIYGVNKRVEGFVPAPDNRIKLNTVSVK from the coding sequence ATGAAAAGCATATTGAAGAATACCGCAGCCGCGCTGACAATCGCTGTTGCCGCAGTGGGCGCCTTTGCCAGCCCATCCATGGCCGAGGGTAAACTCTCGGTATCCGTCGCACTTGATCCGGGTAGCTGGGATCCGATCGATACATTTCTTGTTGCCTGGGGTGCTGTCGGCTCGAACATCTTTGACGGTCTGACCGAACGCGACACCAACGCAAAGCTCCATCCGGGTCTTGCAACAAGCTGGGACGTTCTGGACGATGGCCTGCGCATCCGCTTCAAACTGCGTGAAGGCGTCAAGTTCCATGATGGCGAGCCATTCAACGCCGAAGCCGTAAAATTCACCTTTGACCGTCTTCTGGGCGAAGTTGGTGCCAAAGGCCCACAACGCGCCAACTACACATCCGTCAAGAGTGTAGAAATCATCGACGACTATACGGTTGATTTCCACATGAACCAGCCAGATCCGGTGTTGTTGACCAAATTGGCAGGCTATGGCGCCATGATCGTGCCTCCGAAATATATCGCAGAAAAGGGCGAAGACTATTTCAACACTCATCCGGTCGGCACCGGTCCGTTCAGCTTTGTTTCCTACGAGCCGAAGGTTGATCTGGAACTGAAAGCAAACCCTGACTACTGGGGTGACGTCGCCAAGATTTCCGAGCTGGAATATCGCTTCATCTCTGAAAAACCGACCGCTGTTGCCGAGCTTCAGGCTGGCCGCCTCGACATTGTCGAAGATCTGCCGATCAGCATGATTTCCGTTGTCAAGGATGATGCAAAACTGGACGTTGTTTCCACCACTGGTCCTGCCGTTTATGGCCTGCGCTTCAACACCCGCGATGGCATCACCGCCAACAAGGACGTGCGTAAAGCCATCATCATGGCAGTTGACCGCGCAACCATCATCAAATCCCTTCTTGCTGGTGAAGCCGAAGAGATCGCCAGCTTCCAGAGCTCGCTGTCATTTGGTAATGACCCAGAGCTGAAACCTCTGCCTTACAATCCGGAAGAAGCCAAGAAACTGCTGAAAGCTGCGGGCGTTGCTCCGGGCGCTGAGGTCCAGATCGACATTCGTGCTGGCAAACCAACTTTCAACGAAGTGGTTCAGGCTGTTGGTGCGTATCTTCAGACCGTTGGCCTCAAAGCCGTTATCAAGCCATATGAAAACAGCGTCTTCCTGAACGATATCGTGCCACAGGGCAAGACAGGCGCCATGTTCCAGCAGAGCTGGGGCGGCTGGACGCTTGACTATGATAATACCGCCTATCTGCTTTATCATACCGGCCAGAAATGGAACCCATATGGCACCGACACCAAGCTCGACGCCATGTTGGAAGAACAGCGCCCGATGACCGACGTGGCAAAACGCGAAGAGCTGCTCAAGAATATCGCTGGCTACATCGCCGACGAAGTTCTGGAAATGCCGCTCTACAGCCTGAAAGGCATTTATGGCGTCAACAAACGCGTTGAAGGCTTTGTTCCGGCTCCGGACAACCGCATCAAACTGAACACGGTTTCGGTCAAATAA
- a CDS encoding M14 family zinc carboxypeptidase, with translation MTVLLEKTFPRSVDTLPALLLAKQVKSAKIWMFDDAPSRRALEETLAAQGIKARVHSSFKPLVHFFLEDVKTDGLKTVSITYPVHEAAPASRFLLEAYPLAEILKPAEVSLTPSAKGTDLHYSVTLVWQDGKEEIHSVYAPNKLHKDCIDETALSPTGWIRWEDGTEGAFETDYEQLFDAALKIISDHDWGTAEPYFEELNITVLHPAKDEWLPMKPVDAIISLRESLHEDFYFSLLEVFQKKSGRPVGDRGLMPGQIVPEMQEGSKDGCLWVKVETRPLTTTETETASQDKEPVETLTVPFTAARIRRELASIKGAPFEARSRAGRAVCARYYKGEDGGKERPIIISGGQHANEVSGAAGAMRAGLELAKRPNAHFVISPLENPDGYEMGWRLRTDNPHHMHHAARYTAFGCDLEYRPADSPFETAIRFEAERLTGAKLHVNLHGYPAHEWARPFTGYVPRGFEMWTLPKGYFLIVRHHESWTKQAHSLVEQITERLAEDKALVEYNAREIELYTAHAGKPEWPVINGFPVMISVNDRHRVPVTLITEYPDESIYGDDFIQGHSSQMKVAVSAYDIWQTMPFPE, from the coding sequence ATGACAGTTCTCTTAGAAAAAACATTTCCGCGCAGCGTCGATACGTTGCCTGCGCTTCTGCTTGCAAAGCAGGTGAAATCTGCGAAAATCTGGATGTTTGACGATGCGCCAAGCCGCCGCGCGCTGGAGGAAACCCTTGCGGCTCAAGGCATCAAGGCCCGTGTGCATTCGAGCTTCAAGCCGCTGGTGCATTTCTTCCTTGAAGACGTGAAGACCGACGGCCTCAAAACCGTTTCCATTACCTATCCGGTGCATGAGGCTGCGCCAGCCAGCCGCTTTCTACTGGAAGCCTACCCGCTGGCCGAGATTCTCAAGCCTGCCGAGGTTAGCCTCACCCCTTCAGCCAAGGGCACCGATCTTCATTACTCGGTCACGCTCGTCTGGCAGGACGGCAAGGAAGAGATCCATTCGGTTTATGCACCAAACAAACTGCATAAAGACTGCATTGACGAGACAGCTCTTTCCCCTACCGGCTGGATCCGGTGGGAAGATGGCACGGAAGGCGCTTTCGAGACCGACTATGAGCAGCTGTTCGATGCAGCCCTCAAGATCATATCTGATCATGACTGGGGTACGGCTGAGCCCTATTTTGAAGAGCTGAACATCACGGTCCTGCATCCTGCAAAGGATGAATGGCTGCCGATGAAGCCCGTTGATGCCATTATCAGTCTCAGAGAATCTCTGCATGAGGATTTCTACTTCTCGCTTCTGGAAGTGTTTCAGAAAAAATCAGGTCGCCCGGTTGGTGATCGCGGCTTGATGCCGGGACAGATCGTGCCGGAAATGCAGGAAGGTTCAAAAGATGGCTGTCTCTGGGTCAAGGTAGAAACGCGCCCTCTGACCACAACAGAAACAGAAACCGCCTCACAAGACAAAGAGCCGGTAGAGACACTTACGGTGCCGTTCACCGCTGCCCGTATTCGCCGAGAGCTCGCTTCCATCAAGGGCGCTCCGTTCGAAGCCAGATCCCGTGCAGGGCGCGCTGTTTGCGCCCGTTATTACAAGGGAGAGGATGGTGGCAAAGAGCGCCCGATCATCATCTCCGGCGGACAGCACGCCAATGAGGTATCCGGGGCAGCCGGAGCGATGCGCGCCGGTCTGGAGCTGGCCAAACGCCCCAATGCGCATTTTGTCATTTCGCCTTTGGAGAATCCCGATGGATATGAAATGGGGTGGCGTTTGCGGACTGATAATCCTCACCACATGCACCATGCAGCGCGTTACACTGCCTTTGGTTGCGATCTGGAATATCGCCCGGCGGACTCGCCGTTTGAAACGGCAATCCGGTTTGAGGCCGAACGCCTCACCGGTGCCAAGCTGCATGTCAACCTACATGGCTATCCCGCCCACGAATGGGCCCGCCCCTTCACCGGTTATGTGCCGCGCGGCTTTGAAATGTGGACACTGCCGAAAGGCTATTTCCTCATCGTTCGCCATCATGAAAGCTGGACCAAGCAGGCACATTCTTTGGTGGAACAGATCACTGAACGGTTGGCTGAAGACAAGGCTCTGGTCGAATATAACGCACGGGAAATCGAGCTTTACACCGCCCATGCGGGCAAACCGGAGTGGCCCGTCATCAATGGCTTCCCTGTGATGATCTCGGTTAATGACCGCCATAGGGTGCCCGTCACTCTCATCACCGAATATCCGGACGAGTCCATTTATGGCGATGACTTCATTCAGGGCCACAGCTCGCAAATGAAAGTTGCCGTTTCAGCCTATGACATTTGGCAGACCATGCCATTTCCGGAATAA
- a CDS encoding sialic acid TRAP transporter substrate-binding protein SiaP has product MKSSIFSPAGLVAAAAMTFCAFSTLPASAADVTIRWGDVVGGSHPQVQMIDKVADIVAKKSDGRIEIQSFPGGQLGGSRDMIEAVSSGVQQMVTEGAANFGQWVPWISVVEAPFIWKTPEQMISVLNGEMLEEINAQLKPAGMHAISALYYGTRHLTTSNKEIHTVADMEGFKVRVPQNDVFVAMAKSWGAKPTPINFNELYLALQQGLVDGQENPLPTIKSGKLNEVQKYVILTGHIRTPRMVVVNDDFWQGLSEEDRTIISDAVKEASDWANGEIIKQEDSLISEFKAGGVTVIEPDVESFRKATFDAVPPLFTKVWGEGTYEKLQSME; this is encoded by the coding sequence ATGAAATCCTCAATCTTTTCACCCGCCGGCCTTGTGGCTGCTGCGGCTATGACCTTTTGCGCCTTTTCAACCCTGCCAGCATCTGCTGCCGATGTAACCATCCGCTGGGGTGACGTCGTCGGAGGATCTCACCCTCAGGTGCAGATGATCGACAAGGTTGCTGATATCGTTGCGAAAAAGAGCGATGGGCGGATTGAAATCCAGTCGTTCCCGGGAGGCCAGCTTGGTGGCTCTCGCGATATGATTGAAGCTGTCAGCTCTGGCGTTCAGCAGATGGTTACCGAAGGTGCTGCCAACTTCGGGCAGTGGGTTCCTTGGATCTCTGTCGTTGAAGCTCCGTTCATCTGGAAAACACCGGAACAGATGATTTCCGTGCTCAATGGCGAAATGCTTGAAGAAATCAACGCTCAGCTGAAACCGGCTGGCATGCATGCCATTTCTGCCCTTTACTATGGCACCCGTCATCTGACCACCAGCAACAAGGAAATCCATACAGTTGCTGACATGGAAGGCTTCAAGGTTCGCGTTCCTCAGAATGATGTCTTTGTTGCCATGGCAAAATCCTGGGGCGCAAAGCCAACTCCGATTAACTTCAACGAATTGTACCTCGCTTTGCAGCAGGGCCTTGTTGATGGTCAGGAAAACCCGCTACCAACCATCAAATCCGGCAAGCTCAACGAAGTTCAGAAATATGTCATCCTGACCGGTCATATCCGCACCCCTCGCATGGTCGTGGTCAACGACGACTTCTGGCAGGGCCTTAGCGAAGAAGACCGCACCATCATCTCTGACGCTGTCAAGGAAGCCAGCGACTGGGCCAATGGTGAAATCATCAAGCAGGAAGACAGCCTGATCAGCGAATTCAAGGCTGGTGGTGTTACGGTTATCGAACCGGACGTAGAAAGCTTCCGTAAGGCTACCTTTGACGCGGTTCCTCCGCTCTTCACCAAGGTTTGGGGCGAAGGCACCTACGAAAAACTCCAGTCAATGGAATAA
- a CDS encoding ABC transporter permease, giving the protein MAETKTKKRAVKLSMELVVGLTLTTLIVLSALLAHQIFPEGFDKIDLLSRLTPPFLKSVHPLGSDPLGRDVLARVVAGGRISLLVGISSVIGAVVVGVTIGLIAGFYRGITDILMMRFVDIQLALPFILLAITFIAIVGGSLMNTIILLIVSQWVQYARLVRGQVLALRDREFILAARAIGVKDWRIIVQHLLPNLTGPVIVLMTLNVANNILLESSLTFLGLGVDPTIPSWGGMLAEGRSYLQTAWWVSVFPGLAIMLTVLGLNLLGDWMRDRLDPTGKTSI; this is encoded by the coding sequence ATGGCCGAGACCAAAACAAAAAAACGCGCCGTTAAATTGAGCATGGAACTGGTTGTCGGTTTGACACTGACGACGCTGATCGTGCTATCGGCTCTTCTTGCCCACCAGATTTTCCCCGAAGGCTTTGACAAGATTGACCTTCTTTCACGTCTGACGCCGCCGTTCCTCAAGTCGGTTCACCCGCTAGGCTCCGACCCGCTAGGCCGTGATGTGCTGGCTCGCGTGGTCGCAGGCGGTCGCATCTCGCTGCTGGTCGGCATAAGCTCGGTGATTGGCGCTGTCGTGGTTGGTGTGACCATCGGGCTCATTGCCGGTTTTTATCGCGGCATCACCGACATACTAATGATGCGCTTTGTTGATATTCAGCTCGCCCTGCCCTTCATTCTGCTGGCCATCACCTTTATCGCCATCGTTGGCGGTAGCCTGATGAACACCATCATCCTGCTGATCGTGTCCCAATGGGTGCAATATGCCCGCTTGGTGCGAGGTCAGGTGCTTGCTTTGCGCGACAGGGAATTCATTCTCGCCGCCCGCGCCATTGGCGTGAAGGACTGGCGGATCATTGTCCAGCATCTGCTGCCCAATCTCACAGGCCCGGTCATTGTTCTGATGACCCTCAATGTGGCCAACAATATCCTTCTGGAAAGTAGCCTTACCTTCCTCGGCCTCGGGGTTGACCCGACCATTCCGTCATGGGGCGGCATGCTGGCAGAAGGACGCTCCTATTTGCAAACCGCCTGGTGGGTGAGCGTGTTCCCCGGCCTAGCCATCATGCTGACCGTGCTTGGTCTCAACTTGCTGGGTGACTGGATGCGGGATCGTCTCGATCCCACCGGAAAGACTTCAATATGA
- a CDS encoding TRAP transporter small permease, whose protein sequence is MFSLRRLVDAIFKVLSGFAILLFTVLFVVVMTQIILRYIFNSPLVWSDEFAQYAFIWLCFIGWLMASRNNQHIVITTVIGRLSEQGQKVMLFFIEIASTVFSCVMLYEGYAITMRNVTVSTASLFFPFAVVYAIVPVFAVIAILLSLVKMADLIAPPALDASSQKEEAKS, encoded by the coding sequence TTGTTTTCTCTCCGCCGTCTCGTCGATGCCATCTTCAAAGTACTGAGCGGTTTTGCCATTCTGCTGTTCACAGTGCTGTTCGTGGTTGTCATGACGCAGATCATTCTTCGCTATATTTTCAACTCTCCCCTCGTGTGGAGTGATGAATTTGCCCAGTATGCATTCATCTGGCTCTGCTTCATCGGCTGGCTTATGGCGAGTCGAAACAACCAGCATATTGTTATTACCACGGTGATAGGACGCCTGTCTGAACAGGGCCAGAAAGTGATGCTCTTCTTCATCGAGATCGCCTCTACCGTCTTCTCTTGCGTAATGCTCTATGAAGGCTATGCCATCACCATGCGCAACGTCACGGTCAGCACGGCCAGTCTGTTTTTCCCCTTCGCGGTTGTCTATGCGATCGTGCCTGTTTTTGCGGTTATCGCAATCCTGCTGTCGTTAGTGAAAATGGCTGACCTGATCGCGCCTCCCGCTCTTGACGCTTCTTCACAAAAGGAGGAGGCCAAGTCATGA
- a CDS encoding ABC transporter ATP-binding protein, with protein sequence MQITAAEHLKGYLVKEDALPSSNLIKVEDLTVAFGHERVVENLSFSVRAGQTLAIVGESGSGKSVTSLSILRLADMSGAHYESGRILFSGENGEQDLLKLSQKDMRSIRGKEIAMIFQEPMTSLNPVFTVGDQIAEVLQLHEGMHRSDALKEGIKLLKMVRLADAESIINRYPHQLSGGMRQRVMIAMALACRPKLLIADEPTTALDVTIQAQILAILRDLKESLDMGIIFITHDMAVVAEMADDVVVMRKGHKVEEQPIADIFANPRHLYTQTLLSAVPRLGAMNGEDFPKRQPISVYDENGGHIEGVERLQDTADYSSDPLISVKDLVVRFNVKKNFFGRPTHRVHAVEKISLDIYPGETLALVGESGSGKSTIGRTIQQLQESQDGSVIFKGERLGDMSKGARRALRKKIQYIFQDPFASLDPRKTVGFSVAEPIRTHDILHDDGLIATRVAELLERVGLSADHAKRFPHEFSGGQRQRICIARALASDPELIIADEALSALDVSVQAQIINLFMDLQAERGLSYLFISHDMAVVEQMSHRVAVLYLGQIVEAGSRRQIFEDPRHSYTRNLLAAVPVADPGKRVMLAINEAEIPSPIRAVGNEPEILTHTEVVPGHIVANQ encoded by the coding sequence ATGCAAATCACCGCTGCTGAGCATTTGAAAGGTTATCTTGTGAAAGAAGATGCTCTTCCATCGTCCAATCTTATCAAGGTTGAAGATCTCACTGTTGCTTTCGGACATGAGCGCGTCGTAGAGAATCTGAGTTTCTCCGTCCGCGCTGGCCAAACCCTCGCGATTGTGGGAGAAAGCGGTTCGGGCAAATCCGTTACATCTCTCTCGATCCTGCGGTTGGCAGACATGTCCGGTGCCCATTATGAGTCTGGCCGTATTCTGTTTTCCGGAGAAAATGGCGAACAAGACCTTCTGAAACTCTCCCAGAAAGACATGCGCTCCATTCGTGGCAAGGAAATTGCCATGATCTTTCAGGAGCCCATGACATCTCTCAATCCGGTTTTCACGGTTGGCGATCAGATCGCAGAGGTGCTTCAGCTGCATGAAGGCATGCATCGCAGTGACGCTCTGAAAGAGGGTATCAAGTTGCTCAAGATGGTCCGGCTGGCAGATGCGGAAAGCATTATCAACCGTTATCCGCACCAGCTTTCCGGCGGCATGCGCCAACGTGTCATGATTGCCATGGCGCTGGCCTGTCGGCCCAAGCTGCTGATAGCCGATGAGCCGACAACCGCACTGGACGTGACCATTCAGGCACAGATTCTGGCGATTCTCAGGGATCTCAAGGAAAGCCTCGACATGGGCATCATCTTCATCACCCATGACATGGCCGTGGTGGCCGAGATGGCTGATGATGTGGTGGTCATGCGCAAGGGACATAAGGTAGAAGAACAGCCAATCGCAGACATCTTTGCCAATCCGCGTCACCTTTACACGCAAACGCTGCTTTCCGCAGTGCCGCGCCTTGGTGCCATGAATGGGGAAGATTTCCCCAAGCGGCAACCGATTTCCGTCTATGACGAAAATGGTGGGCATATAGAGGGTGTGGAGCGCCTGCAAGACACCGCCGACTATAGCAGCGACCCGCTGATCAGCGTCAAGGATCTTGTTGTTCGTTTCAATGTGAAGAAGAATTTCTTTGGTCGCCCGACCCATCGAGTGCATGCGGTCGAGAAGATCAGCCTTGATATTTATCCGGGTGAAACACTGGCTCTTGTGGGCGAGAGTGGCTCTGGCAAATCCACTATCGGGCGCACCATTCAGCAGCTGCAGGAAAGTCAGGACGGCTCGGTCATCTTCAAGGGCGAGCGGCTAGGCGATATGAGCAAGGGTGCACGCCGGGCGCTGCGCAAGAAGATCCAGTATATTTTTCAGGATCCGTTTGCCTCTCTTGATCCGCGCAAGACGGTCGGCTTTTCTGTTGCGGAGCCCATCCGCACCCATGATATTCTTCATGATGACGGCCTTATAGCGACACGCGTTGCCGAGCTGTTGGAGCGCGTCGGGCTGTCAGCAGACCACGCAAAGCGCTTCCCGCACGAGTTTTCCGGCGGCCAACGCCAGCGCATCTGCATTGCACGCGCCCTAGCCTCGGATCCGGAACTGATTATTGCCGATGAAGCGCTCTCCGCGCTTGATGTGTCGGTACAGGCCCAGATCATAAATCTCTTCATGGATCTGCAGGCAGAACGTGGCCTTTCCTATCTGTTTATCAGTCACGATATGGCCGTGGTGGAGCAAATGAGCCATCGCGTGGCCGTGCTCTATCTTGGACAAATCGTGGAAGCGGGTAGCCGCCGTCAGATCTTTGAAGATCCACGACATTCTTACACGCGCAATCTGCTGGCAGCCGTTCCGGTTGCAGATCCGGGCAAGCGGGTCATGCTGGCGATCAACGAGGCCGAAATCCCGAGCCCTATCAGGGCTGTCGGTAATGAGCCGGAAATATTGACGCATACCGAGGTCGTTCCAGGCCACATCGTCGCCAATCAATAA
- a CDS encoding LuxR family transcriptional regulator — translation MLLLESTIEMMQSASTVDGAFDLFKEFVNEHGYDNACYTLVTDHPSIGKMAYHGVTSDYPEPWMKHYRDHDYQHFDPVWLRSFEHPVPFFWNDLVDQKKRDPSLDGEILRKSLQVMNEAAEEGVADGIGLSFTNRMGEISGFGISRQQQQKCHDYRELGTIYLVATVFHDKFMSLHQEAVRPKLSQREKDILSWAAEGKSDWEIATILGIKHSTVRYHWKNIFQKLDVSSRLLATSKAIRQKLITPQTIRA, via the coding sequence CTTGAATCAACTATAGAGATGATGCAGTCAGCATCCACCGTTGATGGCGCTTTCGACCTCTTTAAAGAGTTTGTGAACGAGCATGGCTATGACAATGCCTGCTACACGCTCGTAACCGATCACCCCTCTATTGGCAAAATGGCATATCATGGGGTTACAAGTGATTATCCAGAACCTTGGATGAAGCACTATAGAGACCACGATTATCAGCATTTCGACCCTGTTTGGTTACGCTCCTTCGAACACCCTGTGCCTTTCTTCTGGAATGATCTTGTTGACCAGAAAAAGCGCGACCCAAGCCTTGATGGCGAAATTTTGCGAAAATCCCTGCAAGTCATGAATGAAGCTGCCGAGGAAGGTGTCGCCGATGGTATCGGGCTATCTTTCACAAACCGGATGGGCGAGATCTCCGGCTTTGGAATATCGCGTCAGCAACAACAAAAATGCCACGATTACAGAGAGCTGGGAACAATTTATCTGGTTGCAACAGTGTTCCATGACAAATTCATGAGCTTGCATCAAGAAGCGGTGAGACCAAAGCTTTCTCAACGCGAAAAGGACATTCTTTCCTGGGCAGCTGAGGGAAAGTCAGATTGGGAAATCGCGACAATATTGGGGATCAAGCATTCTACGGTCCGCTATCACTGGAAGAATATTTTTCAAAAACTGGACGTTTCGAGCCGTTTGCTCGCCACATCAAAAGCCATTCGCCAAAAGCTGATCACACCACAGACAATCCGAGCCTGA